The genomic interval TTAAGAGTTTCCCCGCTTTGTCTTGGCACTATGACTTTTGGCACCGACTGGGGTTGGGGAAGTTCCAAGGATGTTTGCCGCGAGATATTTGATACTTATGTCGAGCGCGGCGGCAACTTCATCGATACCGCTAACTTTTATACGGGTGGCACTAGTGAGCGCATGTTAGGCGAGTTTATCAAACGTTTGCGAACTCGCTTAGTGCTTGCAACTAAGTATACGCTTTGCATAGCTCCTGGCGATCCGAATGCCGGTGGCAATCACCGCAAAAGTCTCGTCAATTCAGTGGAGACCAGTTTAAAAAATCTGAAGACAGATTTTATTGATCTATTATGGTTACACATTTGGGAAAACAGAACCCCCATAGATGAAATTATGCGAGCCCTCGACGATATGGTTAGGAGTGGCAAGGTGCTATACATCGGTGTATCGGACACGCCTGCATGGAAAATATCTCAGGCTAATACCATGGCAGACTTTAGGGGCTGGTCGCCATTTATCGCCTTACAAATTGAGTACAACCTAACTGAGCGCACGGCAGAGCGAGACTTGCTTCCGATGGCTAAGGATTTAAACTTAGCAGTGACTCCTTGGTCGCCGTTAGCGGGTGGCTTCTTGAGCTGTAAGCCCATTAGCGAAACCAAGGAAAGTGGCAAGCGCGATTTAAGCAAGAAACTTAGTGAGACAAATTTGAGAATTGCCGATAAGGTGCGAGAAGTTGCTGAAATCACGGGACGCACTTCAGCGCAAGTTGCATTAAATTGGCTTCTACAAAAGCCAGAGGTAACAAGCCCCATAATCGGCGCAAGGACTACCGAACAATTAGAAGACAATTTAGCAGCACTAGATTTTTGTCTAGCTAGTGAGCATTTGGTTGAACTCGATAACGTAAGCCAAATTTCTCTAGGCTTTCCCCACGATTTTCTAAATCGCGACTTTATCGGCAACATCATTACTGGAAATACAGTTGTAGAGAAACGGCGCTAAGACGCGAATTTAGCGACTGCGCAATCGCCGCCGCCTTTCCTTTACCCGATATGGGATTAAACAATATAGTTACATAGCGGCGGAGCATATTGACAGCGGTAACTAGCTAAATTTAAACAACTCAGTGCTAGCGAAATTTGATAAGTGCGCAGGCCCCCAAGGCCCATTTTATTGCTTCTTGAACCTTGGAAAGTTGCGACAGTATGCACCAACTAATTAACTTCTAGCAGTTCGACATCAAAAATGAGATTAGCATTTGGCGGAATGACTGCACCCGCTCCCTGGCTCCCATATCCCAGCTCGGACGGAATTAAGAGAGTTCTTTTCCCGCCCACCTTCATGCCAGCGACACCCTCGTCCCAGCCCCTAATCACTCTGCCAGCGCCCAGTGGGAAGCTAAATGGACTGCCGCGATCCACTGAGCTATCGAACTTAGTACCCTTGGCACCGTTATTGTCTAGCCAGCCGGTATAATGCACCTTCACCGTCTTTCCCTTAAGCGCCTCAGAACCCTCACCCACAACATTATCTTGGTATCTTAGTCCCGAATCAGTTGTAACTATTTCAGAGCCCGCTAACGCCGTAGTCGCCGATAACATGCCAAAAAGAAAAGCCAAATAACACTTCCTCATTTTTTTCCTCCGGTGGTTAGAAATAACATTTAAACC from Deltaproteobacteria bacterium carries:
- a CDS encoding FKBP-type peptidyl-prolyl cis-trans isomerase is translated as MRKCYLAFLFGMLSATTALAGSEIVTTDSGLRYQDNVVGEGSEALKGKTVKVHYTGWLDNNGAKGTKFDSSVDRGSPFSFPLGAGRVIRGWDEGVAGMKVGGKRTLLIPSELGYGSQGAGAVIPPNANLIFDVELLEVN
- a CDS encoding aldo/keto reductase, giving the protein MNTKNITELSNYRLLGRSGLRVSPLCLGTMTFGTDWGWGSSKDVCREIFDTYVERGGNFIDTANFYTGGTSERMLGEFIKRLRTRLVLATKYTLCIAPGDPNAGGNHRKSLVNSVETSLKNLKTDFIDLLWLHIWENRTPIDEIMRALDDMVRSGKVLYIGVSDTPAWKISQANTMADFRGWSPFIALQIEYNLTERTAERDLLPMAKDLNLAVTPWSPLAGGFLSCKPISETKESGKRDLSKKLSETNLRIADKVREVAEITGRTSAQVALNWLLQKPEVTSPIIGARTTEQLEDNLAALDFCLASEHLVELDNVSQISLGFPHDFLNRDFIGNIITGNTVVEKRR